The proteins below are encoded in one region of Telopea speciosissima isolate NSW1024214 ecotype Mountain lineage chromosome 10, Tspe_v1, whole genome shotgun sequence:
- the LOC122642164 gene encoding protein ACTIVITY OF BC1 COMPLEX KINASE 3, chloroplastic-like, with amino-acid sequence MASSCSTSSTNKATDYLLNQWATKMTKLQVQALQGFRGCKALTIPTPPHLNVSFVDQDALPTFPNAEAFSCIEKELGLPLDSIYSSISPSPIAAASLGQVYKAQLRCSGQVVAVKVQRPCIEEAIGLDFYLIRGVGFLINKYVDIISSDVVALIDEFARRVFQELNYVQEGQNARRFKKLYADKEDVLVPEIFWDYTSGKVLTMEWVNGVKLNEQEAIEKQGLKVLDLVNAGIQCSLRQLLEYGYFHADPHPGNLLATPEGKLAFLDFGMMSETPEEARFAIIGHVVHMVNRDYEAMARDYYALDFLSPDVDVSPIVPALRNFFDDALNSTVSELNFKTLVDGLGAVLYQYPFNVPAYYALILRSLTVLEGLALYADPNFKVLAASYPYFAKRLLTDPNPYLRDALIELLFKDGRFRWNRLENLLVQGRKDRDFSAKDALQPVLKLLLGPGGEELRSLVIKEAVRVTEAIVLGMMIDTYNSIPDIVRTLVFNVSTTGPSVMSGSEQESMLALRNQVFRVWGLLQTSENYDPALLQPILQVLQEPEARILGGRVVGGITQRLAARLLQQLLRTPTSVPSS; translated from the exons ATGGCCTCTTCATGTAGTACGTCAAGTACGAATAAGGCTACAGATTACCTCTTGAATCAATGGGCGACCAAGATGACGAAGCTTCAAGTTCAGGCCCTTCAGGGCTTCCGTGGCTGTAAAGCTTTGACGATTCCTACTCCACCTCA CTtgaatgtttcttttgttgatcAGGATGCTCTGCCAACTTTCCCGAATGCAGAAGCTTTTTCATGCATTGAGAAAGAGTTGGGATTGCCACTTGATTCTATTTACTCATCTATTTCTCCATCCCCTATTGCGGCAGCCAGTCTGGGCCAAGTTTATAAAGCGCAACTGAGGTGTTCTGGACAGGTTGTTGCTGTAAAGGTACAACGGCCTTGTATTGAAGAAGCCATAGGACTGGATTTTTACCTGATCAGAGGTGTgggttttcttataaataaatatgttGACATAATCTCCAGTGACGTTGTTGCTCTTATTGATGAATTTGCTCGTAGAGTATTTCAAGAACTTAACTATGTCCAG GAGGGGCAGAATGCACGGAGGTTTAAGAAATTATATGCTGACAAGGAAGATGTTCTTGTCCCAGAAATCTTTTGGGATTATACCAGTGGGAAAGTATTGACGATGGAATGGGTCAATGGTGTCAAGCTAAATGAGCAAGAAGCAATTGAGAAACAGGGGTTGAAGGTCCTGGATTTGGTAAATGCCGGTATTCAATGCAGCCTTAGGCAACTGCTTGAGTATGGTTATTTTCATGCAGACCCTCATCCAGGTAATCTCCTGGCGACGCCAGAGGGGAAGCTTGCTTTTCTTGATTTTGGGATGATGAGTGAGACCCCAGAAGAAGCAAGGTTTGCTATTATTGGTCATGTTGTTCACATGGTTAATCGGGACTATGAAGCTATGGCCCGTGATTATTATGCGTTGGATTTCTTGTCTCCAGATGTGGATGTTTCTCCAATTGTCCCAGCACTTCGAAACTTCTTTGATGATGCACTTAATTCAACTGTCAGTGAACTCAACTTCAAAACACTTGTCGATGGCTTGGGTGCAGTTTTATATCAATATCCATTCAATG TCCCAGCATATTATGCACTAATATTGAGGTCGCTCACTGTACTAGAAGGCTTAGCTCTTTATGCTGATCCCAATTTTAAGGTTCTGGCTGCTTCGTATCCATATTTTGCAAAAAGACTTCTTACTGATCCAAATCCCTATCTCAGAGATGCTCTAATAGAATTGCTGTTCAAAGACGGTAGATTCAG GTGGAATAGGCTTGAAAACCTACTTGTTCAAGGACGCAAGGATAGAGATTTTTCTGCTAAAGATGCTTTGCAACCGGTTTTGAAACTATTATTGGGTCCTGGTGGTGAGGAGCTAAGATCTTTAGTTATCAAAGAGGCTGTCCGTGTCACTGAAGCTATTGTTCTGGGCATGATGATTGATACATACAACTCCATCCCTGATATTGTGAGGACTCTAGTCTTCAATGTCAGCACAACTGGACCTTCTGTAATGAGTGGCAGTGAACAGGAGAGCATGCTGGCACTTCGAAATCAAGTCTTCAGAGTGTGGGGGCTTCTACAAACTTCTGAGAATTATGATCCAGCCCTTCTCCAACCTATTTTACAG GTCCTACAAGAACCAGAAGCTCGTATTCTTGGGGGGCGTGTTGTAGGAGGGATTACCCAACGTCTTGCAGCACGATTGCTACAACAACTTCTCCGAACTCCAACATCAGTCCCTTCTTCATAG